From Calditrichota bacterium, one genomic window encodes:
- a CDS encoding tetratricopeptide repeat protein produces MLKPQKKKINKKDLKKDPLLDGLLKGQTLYEENKNSILYTVVGVLAVALIFIWVSSMMENREMEASSLLGKAQIEFDQFNFSKSRDFLNVLKEGYSGTDAAEQGIFLLANLNFNEQHFEEAKMQFKEFAGSYSGNQLLVSSAYAGIAACLETEKDYTGAAENYEKASSKAGKLVQASEYIYLAGFNYEKAGNGQMAQTMFQKVIDEFPDSQRKYDAQTKLILIASK; encoded by the coding sequence ATGCTTAAACCACAGAAAAAGAAAATCAACAAAAAAGATTTAAAAAAAGATCCATTATTGGATGGTTTGTTAAAAGGACAAACGCTATATGAAGAGAATAAAAACAGCATCCTTTATACGGTTGTTGGGGTTCTTGCAGTTGCCCTTATTTTTATATGGGTTAGCTCGATGATGGAAAACAGGGAAATGGAAGCCTCATCACTGCTTGGTAAGGCACAGATTGAGTTTGATCAGTTTAATTTCAGCAAATCACGGGACTTTTTAAATGTTTTAAAAGAAGGTTATTCTGGAACAGACGCCGCTGAACAGGGTATATTTTTGCTTGCAAACCTTAATTTTAATGAGCAGCATTTTGAAGAAGCTAAAATGCAGTTTAAAGAATTTGCAGGATCATATTCAGGAAATCAATTGTTGGTTTCTTCAGCATACGCAGGAATTGCCGCTTGTCTTGAAACTGAAAAGGATTATACCGGCGCAGCTGAAAATTATGAAAAAGCATCAAGTAAAGCAGGGAAATTAGTGCAGGCCTCAGAATACATTTACCTGGCAGGGTTTAATTATGAAAAAGCGGGTAATGGACAAATGGCGCAAACAATGTTCCAAAAAGTTATCGACGAATTTCCCGATTCTCAAAGAAAATATGATGCACAAACTAAATTAATTCTTATAGCCTCAAAATAA
- a CDS encoding adenine phosphoribosyltransferase: MSIENIKSSIRNIPDFPKKGINFKDITPVLQDSDLLKDSIDILAEKCISWKPDFLCGIESRGFIFGSALAYKLDIGFVPVRKPGKLPYDTYKINYDLEYGSNSLEIHKDSFFSGAKVVIVDDLLATGGTAKASVELVKMCKAEIAGILFLVELSFLEGRRGLSSYPIESIIKY; encoded by the coding sequence ATGTCCATAGAAAACATAAAATCTTCTATTCGCAATATACCAGATTTCCCCAAAAAAGGTATAAATTTTAAAGATATTACTCCAGTATTACAGGATAGTGATTTACTAAAAGACTCGATTGATATTTTAGCTGAAAAATGTATTTCATGGAAACCTGATTTTTTATGCGGAATCGAATCGCGTGGGTTTATTTTTGGATCGGCGTTAGCATATAAATTGGATATTGGTTTTGTTCCGGTACGTAAACCGGGGAAACTGCCGTATGACACCTATAAAATAAATTATGATCTTGAATACGGATCAAATTCACTTGAAATTCATAAAGATTCTTTTTTTAGTGGAGCAAAAGTTGTTATAGTTGATGATTTACTTGCTACTGGAGGTACTGCCAAGGCTTCGGTTGAATTGGTTAAAATGTGCAAAGCAGAAATTGCCGGAATCTTGTTTCTTGTTGAATTATCATTTTTAGAAGGACGCCGGGGTCTTTCTAGTTATCCAATTGAATCAATAATTAAATATTAA
- a CDS encoding acylphosphatase, whose protein sequence is MKIFAYKYIVEGRVQGVGFRWFVLTAAQKLNILGTVRNTRNGNVEIFAQGTINNLEQFKSNIKKGPALSRVDSIKEVPENINDSLKIFEVVV, encoded by the coding sequence ATGAAAATCTTTGCTTATAAATATATTGTTGAAGGGCGGGTGCAGGGAGTTGGCTTTCGATGGTTTGTGCTAACAGCAGCCCAAAAACTTAATATATTGGGCACTGTAAGAAATACCCGAAACGGTAATGTTGAGATTTTTGCTCAAGGCACTATTAATAATTTGGAGCAATTCAAATCAAACATAAAAAAAGGTCCGGCATTGTCCAGAGTTGATTCAATCAAAGAAGTACCTGAAAATATAAATGATTCATTAAAAATATTTGAAGTAGTGGTTTAA
- the asnS gene encoding asparagine--tRNA ligase encodes MSQIIKIKDVANYLDQEVTFEGWLYNKRSSGKLRFLLVRDGSETIQCVVFKGDVSEQIFEDATKLTQESALRVTGKIAKDDRSILGFEMQVSALEIVNLAEEYPITKKEHGTDFLMDHRHLWLRSSRQHAIIRVRHEIIRSAREFFDDRGFTLVDTPIFTPNAAEGTTNLFETDYFEDKAYLAQSGQLYGEAAAMAFGDIYCFGPTFRAEKSKTRRHLTEFWMIEPEMAFCDLAQDMQVAEEFISHIVKSVLKNRRKELVLLERDIEKLEKIEAPFPKISYDEAVEILKKNNIDFEYGGDFGGTDETVISEQFDRPVIVHRYPAAVKAFYMKRDEDNPKLALAMDMLAPEGYGEIIGGSQREDDHQVLLQRVKEHNLPEKAFAWYLDIRKYGSVPHSGFGLGIERTVSWICGLSHVRETIPFPRLMSRLYP; translated from the coding sequence ATGTCACAAATTATTAAAATAAAAGATGTTGCAAATTACTTAGATCAGGAAGTAACATTTGAAGGCTGGTTGTATAACAAAAGGTCCAGCGGTAAACTGCGTTTTTTACTTGTTCGGGATGGATCAGAAACGATTCAATGTGTTGTATTTAAAGGAGACGTTTCCGAACAGATATTTGAAGATGCAACAAAACTAACCCAGGAAAGTGCATTACGAGTTACAGGCAAGATTGCCAAAGATGATCGTTCCATACTTGGTTTTGAGATGCAGGTTTCAGCTCTTGAAATTGTAAATTTAGCTGAAGAATATCCAATCACTAAAAAAGAGCATGGTACAGACTTTTTAATGGATCATCGCCATCTATGGTTAAGGTCTTCCAGGCAACATGCTATTATTCGTGTCAGGCATGAAATTATTCGCTCTGCCAGGGAGTTTTTTGATGACAGAGGATTTACTCTTGTTGACACTCCAATTTTCACTCCAAATGCCGCTGAAGGAACAACAAACTTATTTGAGACAGACTATTTTGAAGACAAAGCCTATCTTGCACAAAGCGGGCAATTATATGGCGAAGCAGCTGCAATGGCTTTTGGAGATATTTATTGTTTCGGGCCTACTTTCCGTGCTGAAAAATCTAAAACACGAAGGCATTTAACTGAATTTTGGATGATTGAACCTGAAATGGCTTTTTGCGATCTTGCCCAAGATATGCAGGTTGCTGAAGAGTTTATTTCTCATATCGTAAAAAGCGTATTAAAAAATCGCCGCAAAGAATTGGTTCTTCTTGAACGGGATATCGAAAAACTTGAAAAAATTGAAGCGCCTTTCCCAAAAATCTCTTATGATGAAGCTGTAGAAATACTAAAGAAGAACAATATTGATTTTGAATATGGTGGTGATTTTGGCGGAACTGATGAAACTGTAATTTCAGAGCAGTTTGACCGTCCGGTAATTGTACATCGCTATCCGGCAGCAGTTAAAGCTTTTTACATGAAAAGGGATGAAGATAATCCAAAATTAGCTTTAGCAATGGATATGTTGGCGCCTGAAGGTTATGGTGAAATAATTGGTGGCTCTCAACGCGAAGACGACCATCAGGTTTTATTGCAAAGAGTAAAGGAACATAATTTACCCGAAAAAGCATTTGCCTGGTATCTCGACATCCGTAAATATGGTAGTGTTCCTCATTCTGGGTTTGGTTTAGGAATTGAGCGGACCGTTTCCTGGATTTGTGGATTATCACATGTAAGAGAAACCATTCCATTTCCAAGATTAATGAGTCGGTTATATCCATAA
- the fbp gene encoding class 1 fructose-bisphosphatase, translating to MPSIITLTRHIIEEQRKHPHATGAFTDLMNDIAFAAKLISYHTNKAGLMGVLGEEGTTNIQGEKVKKLDVFAHETMFRALDHGGHLCVMGSEEEEHPMAIPENFPLGKYAILFDPLDGSSNIDANVSVGTIFSIYTRVTPDGRPGTIDDLLQPGNKQICAGYVVYGSSTMLVYTTGNGVHGFTLDPSYGEFVLSHPDMKTPKKGDIYSVNESNFDYWDQTIKNYIHYVKQIDEPTGRPLNSRYIGSMVSDFHRNLLYGGVYLYPANQHAPNGKLRLTYEANPMAFIIEQAGGRASDGTQRIMDIVPTELHQRTPLFIGSEVDVKMIEDFIKGKSPKE from the coding sequence ATGCCATCAATAATTACCCTTACCAGACACATTATAGAGGAACAAAGAAAGCATCCGCATGCAACAGGAGCTTTCACAGATTTAATGAACGACATTGCCTTTGCCGCAAAACTCATCTCTTACCATACAAATAAAGCAGGTTTGATGGGCGTTTTAGGAGAAGAAGGTACAACAAATATACAAGGTGAGAAAGTAAAAAAATTAGATGTTTTTGCGCATGAAACAATGTTCAGGGCACTGGATCATGGTGGTCATCTATGTGTAATGGGCTCAGAAGAGGAAGAGCACCCCATGGCCATACCCGAAAATTTTCCACTTGGTAAATATGCCATATTATTTGATCCGCTGGATGGATCGAGCAATATTGATGCAAATGTAAGTGTGGGGACTATTTTTTCAATTTATACACGGGTTACTCCCGATGGGCGACCGGGAACTATCGATGACTTATTGCAACCCGGTAACAAACAAATTTGCGCAGGCTATGTTGTGTATGGCTCCAGCACAATGCTTGTTTATACGACAGGGAATGGCGTGCATGGTTTTACTCTCGATCCAAGTTATGGTGAATTTGTTTTGTCTCACCCGGATATGAAAACACCGAAGAAAGGCGATATCTACAGCGTTAACGAATCAAATTTTGACTATTGGGACCAGACAATAAAAAACTACATTCACTATGTAAAGCAAATAGATGAACCAACTGGAAGGCCTTTAAATTCACGCTATATTGGATCTATGGTAAGTGATTTCCACCGTAACCTTTTATATGGCGGCGTTTACCTTTATCCGGCAAACCAACACGCGCCAAATGGAAAACTTCGTTTAACCTATGAAGCAAATCCTATGGCTTTTATAATAGAGCAGGCAGGTGGTAGGGCAAGCGATGGAACCCAGAGAATAATGGATATAGTACCAACCGAACTTCATCAAAGAACCCCGCTGTTTATTGGATCGGAAGTCGATGTCAAAATGATTGAAGATTTTATAAAAGGGAAATCACCAAAAGAATAG
- a CDS encoding NAD(P)H-dependent glycerol-3-phosphate dehydrogenase, translating to MNISVIGTGSWGTALALVLYENGHAVKCWTLDQKQVDKIKDTGENGDFLPGVKIPESLLISTNMKEIVSDAEIIVSAVPSQVTRKVVENIKSVLQGPDPIWVTVSKGIENDTYLRISQVIEQAGGVDPNKIVALSGPSHAEEVGRKIPTAIVSASKSIESAKIVQEAFINQYLRVYANDDVIGVELGGALKNIIALAAGICDGAGFGDNTKAALITRGLVEINRLGVELGAKSDTFAGLSGMGDLIVTCMSKHSRNRHVGEQIGKGRSLKEVLDEMVMVAEGVKTTLSAYEISQKNNVVMPITEQIYHTLFNNKSPQKAMIDLMTRASKIEDWG from the coding sequence ATGAATATATCTGTAATTGGAACAGGTAGTTGGGGAACAGCCCTGGCTTTGGTTTTATATGAAAACGGCCATGCCGTTAAATGTTGGACACTTGATCAAAAACAAGTCGATAAAATTAAAGATACAGGAGAAAACGGGGATTTTTTACCCGGTGTAAAAATACCTGAATCACTTTTGATCTCAACAAATATGAAAGAAATCGTCAGTGATGCCGAAATAATAGTTAGCGCGGTTCCATCCCAGGTAACACGTAAAGTAGTTGAAAATATTAAATCTGTTCTTCAAGGGCCCGATCCTATTTGGGTAACTGTTTCCAAGGGTATCGAAAATGATACTTATTTGCGAATATCACAAGTTATAGAACAAGCCGGTGGAGTTGATCCCAATAAAATTGTTGCTTTATCTGGCCCAAGCCATGCCGAAGAAGTTGGCAGAAAAATCCCAACAGCTATTGTATCTGCATCCAAAAGTATAGAATCAGCAAAAATAGTTCAGGAAGCATTTATAAATCAATATTTGCGTGTTTATGCAAATGATGATGTAATTGGTGTCGAATTAGGAGGAGCCTTAAAAAATATTATTGCTTTAGCAGCGGGTATTTGTGATGGAGCTGGTTTTGGCGATAATACAAAGGCCGCATTAATAACCCGTGGGCTTGTAGAAATAAACAGGTTGGGTGTGGAGTTAGGTGCAAAAAGTGATACATTTGCCGGATTAAGCGGAATGGGAGATTTGATTGTAACCTGTATGAGTAAGCATTCCCGTAACAGGCATGTTGGGGAACAAATCGGCAAGGGGCGTTCATTAAAAGAAGTATTAGATGAAATGGTAATGGTTGCAGAGGGCGTGAAGACAACACTTTCTGCCTATGAAATTTCGCAAAAAAACAATGTTGTCATGCCAATTACCGAACAAATTTACCACACACTATTTAATAACAAATCCCCACAAAAGGCGATGATTGATTTGATGACTCGCGCATCAAAAATTGAAGATTGGGGTTAA
- the plsY gene encoding glycerol-3-phosphate 1-O-acyltransferase PlsY, translating into MFDALLVAIIAYLFGSFPTAIIAGKILKKIDIRDHGSGNAGATNVVRVLGWQAGLVVLLIDMLKGFIPVFWIAPMIIGGADNVVYYQILAAIAAIIGHIWTIFAGFKGGKGVGTAAGVFLGIAPLALSIALTIFAIIVAVTRYVSLGSLLAALTFAATLAIQRFVFNQNTPDILLIIGGIVVALIWFAHRENIKRLIAGTESKISFSSNK; encoded by the coding sequence ATGTTTGATGCATTACTCGTTGCCATCATCGCCTATCTTTTTGGCTCATTTCCTACAGCAATAATTGCCGGTAAAATACTCAAGAAAATTGATATCAGGGATCACGGAAGCGGAAATGCCGGTGCTACAAATGTTGTACGTGTTTTAGGTTGGCAAGCAGGTCTGGTAGTACTTTTGATAGACATGTTAAAAGGTTTTATACCTGTGTTCTGGATTGCGCCCATGATTATCGGTGGTGCTGACAATGTTGTTTATTATCAAATCCTTGCAGCAATTGCTGCCATAATAGGTCATATCTGGACTATATTTGCCGGATTCAAAGGAGGTAAGGGCGTTGGAACTGCAGCAGGTGTTTTTTTAGGAATTGCACCATTGGCGCTTTCGATTGCACTCACAATATTTGCAATAATCGTGGCGGTTACAAGATATGTTTCCCTTGGATCACTCCTTGCAGCCTTAACCTTTGCAGCTACTTTAGCTATTCAACGCTTTGTCTTTAACCAAAACACTCCGGATATTTTGCTTATCATTGGTGGTATTGTAGTTGCACTTATCTGGTTTGCCCACCGAGAAAACATTAAGAGATTAATAGCCGGTACAGAAAGCAAAATTAGTTTTTCAAGTAATAAATAA
- a CDS encoding phosphoribosylformylglycinamidine cyclo-ligase, producing the protein MTYKDSGVDIKKGERAVSDVKSMIKSTFTPNVLGSIGGFGGLFEVPQGYKKPVLVSSTDGVGTKLSVAVKAGKHDTVGEDLVNHCINDIAVLGAKPLYFLDYFGTANLDEQVFNNVISGFVRGCKNSEVALVGGETAEMPGIYHDKDYDLCGTIVGIIEKDQIVTGEKIQKGDKLIGIASNGMHTNGYSLARKVLFQSFEVNQHIDDLGCTLAEELLRVHKCYLGIIQSSLNKYNINGISHITGGGIIGNTKRILPEGLSLSIDWESWDSQPVFELIQKTGSVPTEDMRNTFNLGIGLILIVPENQSLQLQNEIKMQNEKAWIIGEIV; encoded by the coding sequence ATAACATATAAAGATTCTGGCGTTGATATAAAAAAAGGTGAAAGGGCCGTTTCCGATGTAAAGTCGATGATTAAATCTACTTTTACACCAAATGTCCTTGGCTCAATTGGCGGGTTTGGCGGATTGTTTGAAGTTCCTCAAGGCTATAAAAAACCGGTTCTGGTTTCCAGTACAGATGGGGTTGGCACAAAACTCTCGGTAGCCGTTAAAGCCGGTAAACACGATACAGTCGGCGAGGACCTGGTTAATCACTGCATTAACGATATTGCCGTACTTGGGGCTAAACCACTTTATTTTCTTGATTATTTCGGTACAGCCAATCTGGATGAACAAGTATTTAATAATGTGATTAGCGGATTTGTACGCGGTTGTAAAAATAGCGAAGTAGCCTTGGTAGGCGGGGAAACAGCTGAAATGCCGGGGATTTATCATGACAAGGATTACGACCTGTGTGGGACAATTGTTGGTATTATTGAAAAAGATCAGATTGTAACCGGTGAAAAAATCCAAAAAGGTGATAAACTTATAGGAATTGCTTCGAATGGAATGCATACAAATGGCTACTCCCTGGCTAGAAAAGTATTGTTTCAAAGCTTTGAAGTTAATCAACATATAGATGATCTTGGCTGTACATTAGCTGAGGAACTTTTGCGAGTTCATAAATGCTATCTTGGTATAATCCAAAGTTCATTAAACAAATATAATATTAATGGAATTTCACATATAACGGGTGGTGGGATTATTGGCAATACAAAACGCATTTTACCTGAAGGTCTTAGTCTATCAATTGATTGGGAGTCGTGGGACTCTCAACCTGTTTTTGAGCTGATTCAAAAAACAGGATCCGTTCCAACCGAAGATATGAGAAATACATTTAATCTTGGTATTGGTTTAATCTTAATTGTTCCGGAAAATCAGAGTCTGCAATTGCAAAATGAAATAAAAATGCAAAATGAAAAAGCCTGGATAATAGGTGAAATCGTTTAG
- a CDS encoding long-chain fatty acid--CoA ligase, translating into MKYKSIGEMFFAKRTDSPDKTAYMFKENGEWKSVSFEDVIGRAEQIAAGLSALGIEKGDKVAIVSGNRLEWALIDYATVSLGAVLVTIYPSLLKEQVQYILNDSEAKTVFAEDDIQMDKINAVKDKLSNLKNFITIDVKNSKIDAPWQGLDKHMESGASTLESDPNCVTNAVAEVSLDDWLTLIYTSGTTGEPKGAILTHGNLLSNIEGGLQCLSVGPDDTFLSFLPLSHVFERMAGHYLAYYAGSTIAYAESIDAVPVNMGEIKPTIMASVPRLYEKMYARVLENVELGSGAKQKIFHWAVGVGRQYIHKIMYKQSVGGLLQFKRNLAYKLVFSKLAERVGGRIRFMISGGAPLSGEIAEFFGSAGIMILEGYGLTETSPLITVNTLDAFRYGFVGKAGPGIDIKIADDGEILAKGPNIMVGYYKKEAETKEVIDSDGWFHTGDIGHLEDGFLKITDRKKNILVTAGGKNIAPQPIESNMVTSKYIEQFLMLGDKRKFCSAVVVCSEEPLQKWADAKGLKFGNYEELVSLPGVEELVSAEIDRLSAGLASYETIKKFIIAKALFSIESGELTPSMKVKRKEVIKNYQKEIEAMYE; encoded by the coding sequence ATGAAATATAAAAGTATTGGTGAAATGTTTTTTGCCAAACGTACCGACAGCCCGGATAAAACAGCTTATATGTTTAAGGAAAACGGGGAATGGAAGTCTGTTTCTTTTGAAGATGTTATCGGGCGTGCAGAACAAATAGCGGCCGGTCTTTCAGCTTTAGGTATTGAAAAAGGGGACAAGGTTGCCATAGTTTCTGGAAATCGGTTGGAATGGGCTTTAATCGATTATGCTACGGTTAGTCTTGGGGCAGTGTTAGTAACAATTTATCCTTCCTTATTAAAAGAGCAAGTCCAATATATTTTGAATGATTCAGAGGCAAAAACGGTTTTTGCAGAAGATGATATTCAAATGGATAAAATAAATGCTGTAAAAGATAAACTTTCAAATCTTAAAAATTTTATTACAATCGATGTTAAAAACTCCAAGATTGATGCACCATGGCAAGGGTTAGACAAACATATGGAATCTGGGGCGAGTACTCTGGAAAGTGATCCGAACTGCGTAACAAATGCAGTTGCAGAAGTGTCTCTTGATGATTGGCTTACATTAATTTATACATCAGGGACAACTGGTGAACCTAAAGGTGCAATCCTTACACATGGGAATTTACTTTCAAATATTGAAGGAGGATTACAATGTCTTTCGGTTGGGCCGGATGATACTTTTCTAAGTTTCCTCCCATTAAGCCATGTTTTTGAAAGAATGGCTGGTCACTATTTGGCTTATTACGCTGGTTCTACAATCGCTTATGCCGAGAGCATTGATGCTGTGCCGGTTAATATGGGTGAAATAAAACCAACAATAATGGCTTCTGTACCGCGTTTATATGAAAAGATGTATGCGCGTGTGTTAGAGAATGTTGAACTTGGTTCAGGTGCTAAACAGAAAATATTTCATTGGGCTGTTGGAGTTGGACGGCAATATATTCACAAAATTATGTATAAGCAGTCTGTAGGTGGTTTACTTCAGTTTAAACGCAACCTTGCCTACAAATTAGTTTTCAGTAAATTAGCCGAACGTGTTGGCGGGCGCATCAGGTTTATGATCAGCGGTGGCGCTCCATTATCTGGTGAAATTGCCGAGTTTTTTGGTTCTGCCGGTATTATGATTCTTGAAGGTTATGGTCTGACCGAAACATCGCCATTAATTACTGTAAATACTCTTGATGCTTTTCGCTATGGATTTGTTGGTAAGGCCGGTCCGGGCATAGATATTAAAATTGCAGATGATGGTGAAATTTTAGCCAAAGGTCCAAATATTATGGTTGGATATTACAAAAAGGAAGCAGAAACCAAAGAAGTTATTGACAGCGATGGATGGTTTCATACCGGAGATATTGGACATCTTGAAGATGGCTTTTTAAAGATCACTGACCGCAAGAAAAATATCCTTGTTACGGCAGGTGGTAAAAACATTGCACCGCAACCAATTGAAAGCAATATGGTTACCAGTAAATATATTGAGCAATTTCTGATGCTTGGCGATAAACGAAAATTCTGTAGCGCAGTAGTTGTTTGCTCGGAAGAACCTTTACAAAAATGGGCCGATGCAAAAGGTCTCAAATTTGGAAATTATGAGGAATTGGTTTCTTTACCGGGCGTTGAAGAATTGGTCTCAGCAGAGATTGACAGGCTTTCTGCAGGATTAGCAAGTTATGAAACCATAAAGAAGTTTATTATCGCAAAAGCGCTTTTTTCTATTGAATCCGGTGAGCTTACACCATCAATGAAAGTAAAACGCAAAGAGGTAATCAAAAACTATCAAAAAGAAATTGAAGCAATGTATGAATAA
- a CDS encoding DEAD/DEAH box helicase, with amino-acid sequence MNLSQLIDFLSRDQEFQSNLTKWTEIPAKEGQFSNFPESMDVRLKKALNEKGITELFTHQATAFDLVNQGKNIVAVTPTASGKTMTYNLPVLNHLLTNPEARALYLFPTKALSQDQLKEVQDLNDRLKLGAKTFTFDGDTPADIRRTIRAAGNIVVTNPDMLHQGVLPHHTLWIKLFENLKFIVLDELHTYRGVFGSHIANLIVRLKRLCDFYGSKPQFICSSATIDNPKELAEKILTEDVTVVDNNGAPSGEKHFLFYNPPVVNYELGLRRSVVSEVKNVVRKLLPTGAQIIVFARSRMRVELLVTYLHDLAREIKMDKNLIRGYRGGYLPNERRQIENGLKNGSIRVVVSTNALELGIDIGQLDVAIMAGYPGSIASTWQQSGRAGRRQSVALTIMVASSAPLDQYIIEHPDYFFGKNPETAYIDRENLPILMSHLKCASFELPFNEQENFAPAITNQLLDFLVEERVLRKAESKYFWMSEIYPADEVSLRNTTQENVVIIDTSNQNKVIGELDLFASQEMLHDDAIYIHNSIQYHVEKLDWEELKAYVHRVDSDHYTDAITKIDIKVLDVLEEDENPAYAKYFADVAVARTTTGYKKIKFRTHENIGFGRVYLPEIEMQTNALLLQFSDAFFTDGYFKESVISEGLKGIAYTLRNLVPLYVMCDTADVSVFSMVRDPFSKQPTIYIYDRYQGGIGLSKKLIKKDKVLLKATLDHISKCPCKTGCPSCTGPTLEGTLVAKESALRMLNLLNLE; translated from the coding sequence ATGAACCTGTCTCAATTAATAGACTTTCTTTCTCGTGACCAAGAGTTTCAATCCAATCTGACTAAATGGACAGAAATCCCTGCAAAAGAAGGGCAATTTTCCAATTTTCCAGAAAGTATGGATGTCCGCCTAAAAAAAGCTCTCAATGAAAAAGGAATAACTGAACTATTTACACATCAGGCTACCGCCTTTGATCTTGTTAATCAGGGTAAAAACATTGTTGCTGTAACTCCTACAGCCTCTGGCAAAACAATGACCTATAATTTGCCAGTTTTAAACCACCTTCTAACGAATCCGGAAGCAAGGGCATTATATCTTTTCCCTACAAAAGCACTTTCCCAGGATCAGTTAAAAGAAGTACAAGATTTAAACGACCGCTTAAAACTTGGGGCCAAAACCTTTACTTTCGATGGTGATACTCCCGCAGATATCAGACGTACTATTCGTGCTGCAGGAAATATTGTTGTTACAAATCCGGATATGCTTCACCAGGGTGTTTTGCCTCATCATACATTGTGGATCAAACTTTTCGAAAACCTTAAGTTTATAGTCCTGGATGAATTGCATACTTATCGTGGTGTGTTTGGCAGCCACATCGCTAATTTAATTGTCCGCCTAAAAAGATTGTGCGATTTCTATGGTAGCAAACCACAGTTTATCTGCTCCAGCGCTACAATCGATAACCCGAAAGAATTGGCAGAAAAAATATTAACCGAAGATGTTACAGTTGTTGATAACAATGGTGCGCCAAGTGGTGAAAAACATTTTCTGTTTTATAATCCTCCTGTTGTAAATTATGAGCTTGGCTTAAGACGATCGGTTGTTTCTGAAGTAAAGAATGTTGTTCGTAAACTATTACCAACCGGTGCCCAAATAATTGTTTTTGCGCGTAGCAGGATGCGTGTTGAATTACTTGTAACATATTTGCATGATCTGGCCCGTGAAATTAAAATGGATAAAAACCTCATCCGGGGTTATCGTGGCGGTTATCTTCCGAATGAGCGGCGCCAAATTGAAAATGGTCTCAAGAATGGCTCTATCCGTGTTGTAGTGAGTACAAATGCCCTGGAGCTGGGTATCGACATTGGTCAGCTGGATGTGGCTATAATGGCCGGTTACCCGGGCTCAATCGCGAGTACCTGGCAGCAATCGGGCAGGGCTGGGCGACGGCAATCCGTAGCTTTAACCATAATGGTTGCTTCCAGTGCACCATTGGATCAGTATATTATTGAGCATCCAGACTACTTTTTTGGCAAGAATCCTGAAACAGCTTATATAGACCGTGAAAATCTGCCTATTCTAATGAGTCACCTCAAGTGTGCTTCTTTCGAGCTCCCTTTTAATGAACAGGAGAATTTTGCACCGGCAATCACAAACCAACTGCTTGATTTTCTTGTAGAAGAACGTGTTTTGCGTAAAGCTGAATCAAAATATTTTTGGATGAGTGAAATATATCCGGCAGATGAAGTAAGCTTGCGCAATACAACTCAGGAAAATGTGGTAATTATCGATACAAGCAACCAGAATAAAGTAATTGGCGAATTAGATTTGTTTGCGAGTCAGGAAATGCTTCACGATGATGCGATTTATATTCATAACAGCATTCAGTATCATGTTGAGAAGCTGGATTGGGAAGAACTGAAAGCATATGTACACCGTGTGGATTCTGATCACTATACTGATGCAATCACAAAAATTGATATTAAAGTTCTGGATGTCCTTGAAGAGGATGAAAACCCGGCATATGCAAAATATTTTGCCGACGTAGCTGTTGCCAGAACCACCACCGGCTATAAAAAGATTAAATTTAGGACCCATGAAAATATTGGTTTTGGCAGGGTTTATTTGCCGGAAATTGAAATGCAGACCAATGCCTTGCTTTTACAATTTTCCGATGCATTTTTTACAGATGGCTATTTTAAGGAATCTGTTATAAGTGAAGGATTAAAAGGGATTGCATATACTTTGCGCAACCTCGTTCCACTTTACGTAATGTGCGATACAGCAGATGTTTCGGTTTTTTCAATGGTGCGTGATCCATTTAGCAAACAACCAACAATTTATATTTACGATCGTTACCAGGGCGGTATTGGACTCAGTAAAAAACTAATCAAAAAAGACAAAGTTTTATTGAAAGCAACACTGGACCACATAAGCAAATGTCCTTGTAAAACTGGCTGCCCATCTTGCACAGGCCCAACTTTGGAGGGAACTCTTGTCGCAAAAGAGAGTGCCTTAAGAATGCTGAATTTGCTGAACTTGGAATAA